The Neodiprion lecontei isolate iyNeoLeco1 chromosome 2, iyNeoLeco1.1, whole genome shotgun sequence genome segment AGTCGCCTCGCATACGCTCTTTCGAAAGAACACTGTCAAGTGAgagttgataaaaatgaatagtGTACAAAGttcgtgtataaatatataccgtGTAAATTTGACATTCTGTTtaaatttagtaaatttatattagtttttcaatttacttcctTGTGGTCGGGGGGGCTTTGCCCTCTAATAATTACAGGTATATGGGTCGAACTTTGCGCAACTTAATAGGAAAAATAGTATACAATACTCGTATGCTGCGTAGGTGTACCCACACTTGCTCTTGTGACAAACTCCGCTTGTGCGGAAATCACCTACTTTGCGTACTCGTATCGTAATATATTAGTACAGCACGTCGAAGTGATCTTTTgaaaaaacacattttttatcaaacctCAAAAAAGTTATGATTTTGTTATGTCTGGCGTATCGCCACATGTCTCCCTCATCTCGTTAGTCTCCCACGATCCTTACAGTAACCTTATCATCTCATTCCTGTCCTCCTATTTCCATTCTGGCCGACTCCACTCACTTTTTGCCGACTGTGCTAATTTTATTCTCCACCATTCTGAATCTGCGTACCTTGTACTCCTGCTCTTTACCTCGGTACCATTCCTATTCCAGCGTTCGAGACGATCAAGTCTATTTCTACACTCAACAATCTCacgtataacttttttttaccgatattGTGAACTACACACGCCGTTTAAACTAATCCACAAATTCGTTAAACAAATATATAGTTGATATCTCAAGTATCCAAACGGTTATTCAACCCTTATCTCAAGTTCTGGTTGTCCCCGGACGTAAAGGCGATGGTTAACCAGTTTGTCCCTTATCGCTCGGGAATAAACGATGACCGCGGACGTAACAATTTCATGattatttcaactttttcttaGTTCatttagaagaaaaatatataataattggacatattttgtgtttgtttttgtttcagacAGTTGTTTTTTTCCCTTGCAAAAAAACctcgataaaagtttttttttgacctGCTAAACCAGGATCCGTCCTTAGAGATAAAAGcttgttttgcaatttttttaattttacattcaATACTTGATAACATAAAGCTTTATCAAAACAAAATCATGCTttgggaaaataaaaacttaaCATAAATATTGCCTACTCATGTAAATCTACAATGTGTATTTTCACTTTAAGTGAAACTCTTAATTTAAGAGTCTTAAAGAATTACAATATAAACCTATTGTTGACAATCAATGGAATGATATACCATCTCCAACTTTGAATGATTATgataagaaattaaatattttaatatattaatgTGCGATTAGTCAATTTCAGTTCAATAAGTTATTTAAAATCTTAATTAATGATTTTCATCTTAGATTGATCAATttgattgtaaataaatatataattggGAAGTTTTTTGGGTATCTACCAAAATTACAGTATTTTTAACGTCGTCTTGCTGTGAAAATTGACTAGATTGCATCAGCGAAAAGTTGggtattatatttaaaaagaaaaaaaaaaaaagaaaaccttaCAAGATGTACCAATTAGCAAATGTCAACTTCGCATCGCAATATAGCTTATTCCGATTCGAGTCATGGAATCaacaatacaaaaaatttcgacttgATATGTATCTGCTACTAATTAAGTTTGTCTTTCTGTCATGAATTTTCTCAGCAAATCGACGATATACAATTTGCTATGTTCTCGACAGTTGAATCATAATTGATCATTTCCAGACTTTTGAAATCCATAATTCTTGATGGAAGCAAaagaatttaatttgaattgcATTCAATTTCCATTATCAGTATTAACTATGTGTTTTTGTACATAAGAAAACGTCATGTCCATCCAACtatgaaatcaattttctttgcAAAATCGATCTATCGTTATTTAAATcttgtaattaattaacaaatttattcacacattacagattttaaaatgttcaaaattgaGTGCTTCGAACAATAGTTGATTCAGTTTCGATCAGTGCAAGACATCCAACAACAAGCATACCACTATAATTTGTCTTGAATGTTATTTACGAAATGGATTGTTAAAAGTTGCTTCCAATTCTTCTGATTATTGCTTTCAATAGGCTTTGGGCATAGTTAGAAATGATAAACTAACCTAATGACAAATCTAAGACTAGTTTATTAAaagaattgtaaatattgccaCACCATTGACTGAAATCAAGTAGGTATGCGCCCATTGAGTGACCATTTGATTTACAGTTGTTAGGTTTGATCAGTTTTACCGACGAGTTGATTCATTGCTGtctaaaaaattgatttcaggaCATTTGGAACATGCATTTCTCCCTCAGGCTTATTAAACCCCTAAACTTGATGGTCAATTAAATGAGCATCTTTACGGTACGAGTAACGAGGAGGATTGTGACATGGAAGTAACCACAAAGCTGGATGACTCTTACCACAGACCTGTGCAAGAAGAGTTAATGTACGAGGGGTAGTTTTATTGGCATGCTGATGATGATGGTTTCCTTGAATTCTTTCTATAGCTGTCTCATCGCCTAAAATAGCTTGAAACTGGTCCACCAGAATTGCTACCACAAACATTCCAAATAACGCCGACTCCAGTACAAGTATGACGCAATGTAGACTGCAATGAGAAACATCACAGTTTTGATTTAAAACAGAGTTGTATAAAGCATGTTGTATTTTACTCACATGCGACTTTGTTTTATTGCCACGTCAACGCTGCATTCAGGACAATCGAAGACCCAAGAGAGGATGACCAGTGTTATAGCGTATAAGGCTAGTATACCAACATACACcagaaattgtataaaatatttctgatttcGCTCCCCCACACAGTTATTTATCCTTAAATAAATACAATCACATGTGAATAAGCCCTTAGCACAATGTCTGAGATACGGTgactaaattttttacatgtaTTTATCTAGATTTTAGtcaaacaattgaaaaaaaagaaagcaacTAGCTTTCCTGCTCTGAGGTTTCATTTATCATGTTgtgatttataattaaaaatctcACCATGGACAGTGATGATCCATTCTCCTGATACATCGTTTGCATATCTTGCAATGATGGGCTCTTGGTGGTCTATAAGTTTCACAACGAGTACACACTGTCCAATCATCTCTTTCGTCAGATTCATCCCTGTTTCCACCTGTATGGATGTCTGAAAAGTCCATCCTTGTCTGTGGAAGAGGTACGAGACCAGGATCGCTGCAGACTGCCTTCAGATGAGACATCATCAGCAGTAAAACTATCGTATTGAATGTCACCACATGAAAAGGACCCCATAGGCTATAAACGGGAAAACATTATGAAGACAATGTTCAAACTATAATCCGTCTTGCCTTTAGGTGATACACTTGAAAATTGCATGGAATGAAAGATGTAACAAATTGTGAAACAGGTGTGTCTTGCGTTACAAAATGTGCGAGTTATCAAATTAAGGTTCATTGCAATGAGTTCGCTTTATTTATTCGTTGTGGGAATAATGAAGTATCGTTGACGTGTTGTGAAGCGTTTAAAAGGCAAAAGTGTCAGGCAATCGCTAACAGTCTCGGAGAGAACTAACCTGTCTTGCATTGTATGTAGAACAATCCATCGCACAACGACGTAGTCAGCATAAAACACAGCGATATACGTAACGATAATGCAAACAATACCGCAGGGATCCcttacaaacattttttattttcctcgaaGTCACATTCTTTCTCCATACCTATTCGCTAAAGCTGCTGAGTTGGTTCTTTAGACTTACATTCTGATTGTATACCTGTCACTAGCTACTGTAGACACGATGTTACAAGAACAGGTGCGACAACGGAGCACACCGGACTGATTTACCGATAAAATGTTGATGGAGTTTCGCAcagaattttcaagaattccGCCAAGGTGCACGTCAGGACTAGAAGGGAACATCACTGATAACATTGAACATTGTGCCCAATGCTTGTATGCGGCTTTGCCCCGTGATTGgcagagcgagagagagagtgtaCTAGGATCGATTTTGTAGTTCCACTCCTCACATTTCCCACCATCGAAGCATTCAGATTAGTTGATTATACTTTGTAAACCAATCAGAATGCTTTGATGGTGGGAAATGGAATTTGCTACAGGCTCTAGTCTTAGATCTAAGGCACTTAAAAATCGGAACGATTTCTCGGACCGAGAAAAAGTTACCAGAACTCATATCGTGTATACAGCAAACTCGGACGTAAATCGTGGATCGAAAACGCGGATGTAAAAATGGATCACGTTCCATTATTCCGTACTAGCTGCTGCATTCTCTCCTGTTCTAATTCAGGCAGCCAATTGCAGATGATTGCAGAGTTTGCATCACGCATGTGTGAATTTCAAAGgtaaatatcaaatataaaatgaaaatatatcaacTATTAAAGCAATAGCGAgcactttttcaatttttttttcttatccgtCATTTCATATGATACAGTATCTGGATCCAcatgaaaattccaaaataaatAGCACTATTAGAAATgcattaattaatatatagGAATGAGAAATTACAAGATTAAACAGAAAACATTCAAGTTACCTTTTCGAGCACAGTAGAGGTTATGATTCAATCGCGTTATCTATTTAGGATTCTGCACTGTTGGTAGCATGTAAATAATTACCATTCAACTTCACATTTTCGACCTCAGCGCTATCTGGATTCCTCCGAGCGCAAAATGATGGTGAAATTTAAGTTACTAAACTTGTATCCGAGAACTCGGACCGATTTCTAGCACCGTGTCAACACGTCTTTACTGCCGAGACCCATTTAGGAACCGATGTAACAAAAACATCCGCGTGCTCGCGGTTATCAGGTCAAGTGGTACCCGCCTGCCCTCTGGTTTTAAGCGTTGAAACTAGAGCTGAACTGACCGCGCCAGGCGTGAACAGTAAATGAACGAATTTATCGGATTTTTGATTACTTCAAAGCCATTTGAAATGAAACACAGCATTTGTTCACAATTTTATTATGCTTTGTTTATGGTTTCTTATAGAAATTATCGttggaaaattgataaaaagtattgatttttggtgcaacaaattcttcaacaaagCTGCATGTTTGCTAAGAACTTAGATCAATTTATggcagtttttgaaaattttccgaaactGGAGATTTTTCAGACAGTTTGGTCAAACTCCTTTGCACTTttattccaataattttttgatttttaacaaCACATCCattttattacgattttttatgtaaTCACATGGTTTCACTACTATGTGTACAACTGACGTTGAACATGCAAGGTATGCaaagtttgatattttctGATACTCATTCCAAAGTTATTTTGGCCTCGgctaaaactaattttaacaCAGATTATTTAtgcataattataaaaatcaaaaatatttattcacgtttttATGATACAGTGTATATACAGTTCCTAAGGTCTAAGCCTAGTTCTAAGCTTCCGGACACTTCTCAGTCTTGTCTTTCAAAAACCAACTATCCCCTAATCTTCTGCTccatatgaatgaaaaaaaaagaggaaaattcatgtaaaaatgaaatatcagGAATATTAAGTGgcaaaaacgaaatttgaattaaaatgaaacttCAACGATATATCGACATTGTATGCAATGACATGAACTTGTAGTTTCATGGATGAAACAAAGCTGTGCATATCGCATTTAATTAGTTTTAGATACTTCGTAAAACTTAaaagcttttttttcaatacacaAGTCGTGATTGTATTTAATTTCCTACTAGAACTGCAAGTCGTCAATAAGTTTCTCGGAGTAGCTTTAGAAGATTGGCAATTTAATTGCCAAGAAACCTCAAAGTTCAATAATGAAACCAAATTTAGAGATTTGCTTATGTATATagttatattaataatttgtcCCACTGAActtttttcatgaatttcttCATAATAATAAAGTTAAATCAAGCATGATACGGTGCATAAATCATGTCATATATAACTTTTTCACTGCAAGACTTCGTTCACTGCACATAAAATGATTCATTAGTTAGTTATCGTTGTTTATCGTACAAACCGACATTTTATGTGCATAAATGCTTGACAATAGTCATTTGGTGATATGGAAATACTGAATGTGGATATACACTTAAtgggaataataatatttcatgggaAATGCTGCCACAACATAAATTCACtattatacaaaataaaaagaatatgCAAGCTGCGATAGTTCCTGCTATTAGACATTGAGATTGATGATCTTGTTGAGGATTTTGTACTAAAGACAAGTAATGTGTACATGAAAAACTATAGTGATTCAGAAAAATATAACCATGATTTGTTGTATCAATGGATCCTCGACATGTATCAAACTGTGTAATCGTTACTGGACAAAAACTCTTTTATGTACGATGTGAAAATAGTGCTGAACTTTTAAGATCTTGCCTAAGATCTTTCACCATTACTCTGGGATTTATGTTCATCAACTGACCAAGTGTCGCACAGTTTACCTTCATCTGATGTCCACCTACTGACATATATGTACTCAGACTAGCCAAGCTGATCGGTGGGCTGGTGACGCGATAGTAA includes the following:
- the LOC107227852 gene encoding palmitoyltransferase ZDHHC3-A — translated: MFVRDPCGIVCIIVTYIAVFYADYVVVRWIVLHTMQDSLWGPFHVVTFNTIVLLLMMSHLKAVCSDPGLVPLPQTRMDFSDIHTGGNRDESDERDDWTVCTRCETYRPPRAHHCKICKRCIRRMDHHCPWINNCVGERNQKYFIQFLVYVGILALYAITLVILSWVFDCPECSVDVAIKQSRILHCVILVLESALFGMFVVAILVDQFQAILGDETAIERIQGNHHHQHANKTTPRTLTLLAQVCGKSHPALWLLPCHNPPRYSYRKDAHLIDHQV